In Pelecanus crispus isolate bPelCri1 chromosome 16, bPelCri1.pri, whole genome shotgun sequence, the following proteins share a genomic window:
- the NFYC gene encoding nuclear transcription factor Y subunit gamma isoform X3, whose amino-acid sequence MKLDEDVKMISAEAPVLFAKAAQIFITELTLRAWIHTEDNKRRTLQRNDIAMAITKFDQFDFLIDIVPRDELKPPKRQEEVRQAVTPAEPVQYYFTLAQQPAAVQVQGQQQGQQTTTSTTTIQPGQIIIAQPQQGQSTPVTMQVGEGQQVQIVQAQPQGQTQQAQSGTGQTMQVMQQIITNTGEIQQIPVQLNAGQLQYIRLAQPVSGTQVVQGQIQTLATNAQQITQTEVQQGQQQFSQFTDGQQLYQIQQVTMPAGQDITQPMFIQSTNQTSDGQATQVTGD is encoded by the exons ATGAAACTAGACGAAGATGTGAAG ATGATTAGTGCAGAAGCTCCTGTGCTGTTTGCCAAGGCAGCTCAGATATTCATAACAGAATTGACTTTGCGAGCATGGATACACACAGAAGATAACAAGCGCAGGACTCTGCAG AGGAATGACATTGCCATGGCAATTACAAAGTTCGATCAATTTGACTTTCTTATCGATATTGTTCCAAGAGATGAACTGAAGCCTCCAAAGCGGCAG GAAGAGGTGCGTCAGGCTGTGACCCCAGCCGAGCCTGTACAGTATTATTTCACGCTTGCTCAGCAGCCTGCTGCGGTGCAGGTTCAGGGGCAACAGCAAGGACAACAGACCACCACGTCTACAACTACTATCCAGCCAGGACAGATCATCATCGCCCAGCCTCAGCAAGGGCAG AGCACCCCCGTGACGATGCAGGTTGGAGAAGGCCAGCAGGTACAGATAGTGCAGGCCCAGCCGCAAGGACAGACCCAGCAGGCTCAGAGTGGAACTGGGCAGACCATGCAAGTCATGCAGCAGATCATCACCAATACAGGAGAAATCCAGCAAATACCG GTTCAGTTGAATGCTGGCCAGCTGCAGTATATCCGCTTAGCCCAACCTGTGTCAGGCACCCAGGTAGTCCAGGGGCAGATCCAGACGCTTGCAACCAATGCACAGCAG ATAACGCAGACGGAAGTCCAGCAAGGACAGCAGCAGTTCAGCCAGTTCACAGACGGACAG CAACTTTATCAGATCCAGCAAGTGACCATGCCTGCAGGCCAGGACATCACCCAGCCCATGTTCATTCAGTCCACCAACCAAACCTCAGACGGCCAAGCCACACAAGTGACGGGGGACTGA